One Antennarius striatus isolate MH-2024 chromosome 17, ASM4005453v1, whole genome shotgun sequence genomic window carries:
- the ccr6b gene encoding C-C chemokine receptor type 6: MDAVTSDYYEDYFTGDYPDDGLCNLDPNPTEVMTQTYIHSIICAFGLMGNALVIITYLFYKRTKSMTDVYLLNMAVSDLIFVVALPFIVYNEKHGWLMGPVACKILGSSYSVNLYSGMLLLACISGDRYVAIVQARRSFGARSHTLTYGRVICSAVWVFAVALSLPTLIYTERFEEPGLGPEPGVTTCRLSFSEDETAKLMKMLLPSLQMTIGFLLPLLVMVFCYSSVVYVLLRARSSQRQKAIRVVLAVVWGFILCHLPYNVTLLNHTLSLFKERSCEEETVKLRVLAISRSVAYLHCCLNPILYAFIGVKFRSHFHQIMLDVWCFGKKYISSVRSSRQMTEVCLSARLSPDVTNNMSSFTV, encoded by the coding sequence ATGGACGCTGTGACATCAGACTACTATGAGGATTATTTCACAGGAGACTACCCTGACGACGGGCTCTGCAaccttgaccctaaccccaccGAGGTCATGACACAGACCTACATCCACTCCATCATCTGTGCCTTCGGCCTGATGGGCAATGCCCTCGTCATCATCACCTACCTGTTTTACAAGAGAACCAAGTCCATGACAGACGTGTACCTCCTCAACATGGCCGTGTCAGACCTCATCTTCGTGGTGGCTCTGCCCTTCATCGTTTACAATGAGAAGCACGGCTGGCTCATGGGCCCCGTGGCCTGCAAGATCCTGGGGTCGTCCTACAGCGTCAATCTCTACAGTGGCATGCTTCTGCTCGCGTGCATCAGTGGGGATCGTTACGTCGCTATAGTTCAGGCTAGAAGGTCGTTCGGCgctcgctcacacacactgacgtacGGCCGTGTGATCTGCTCAGCTGTTTGGGTGTTTGCGGTGGCTCTGTCTCTGCCCACGCTCATCTACACCGAGCGCTTTGAGgagcccggcctggggcccgaGCCGGGCGTCACCACGTGTCGGCTGTCGTTCAGCGAGGACGAGACAGCCAAGCTGATGAAGATGCTGCTCCCCAGCCTCCAGATGACCATCGGCTTCCTGCTGCCCCTGCTGGTGATGGTGTTCTGCTACTCCAGTGTTGTGTACGTGTTGCTGCGAGCGCGGAGCAGCCAGAGGCAGAAGGCCATCCGCGTGGTGCTGGCGGTGGTTTGGGGGTTCATCCTGTGCCACCTGCCCTACAACGTGACCCTGCTGAACCATACCCTCTCTCTTTTTAAGGAGAGGAGCTGTGAGGAGGAGACGGTGAAACTTCGAGTTTTGGCCATCTCCAGGAGCGTCGCCTACCTCCACTGCTGTCTCAACCCCATCCTCTACGCCTTCATCGGGGTCAAGTTCAGGAGCCACTTCCACCAAATCATGTTGGATGTGTGGTGTTTTGGCAAAAAATACATCTCCAGCGTCCGCTCTTCACGCCAGATGACCGAGGTCTGTCTGTCAGCACGCTTgtctccagacgttaccaacaACATGTCGTCTTTCACCGTATGA